In a single window of the Micrococcaceae bacterium Sec5.7 genome:
- a CDS encoding histidine phosphatase family protein, with amino-acid sequence MRLLLIRHGQTPGNVLGQLDTAHPGPGLTELGEQQAEALARSLADEQIDALYASTLLRTQLTAAPMARARGLDIQVLDGLHEIEAGALEKLTDHEAHMRYMGTVFAWAGGDLDRRMPAGPSGHEFFERFDAAIAKIAAASNGRPGTVAVVSHGAAIRIWAGLRAANADSAFAAGHVLANTGVVAVEGDPDAGWKVIDWEAGPAGGLALDDPAAEDPTGDPH; translated from the coding sequence ATGAGACTGCTGCTTATCCGCCACGGACAGACACCGGGCAACGTGCTGGGGCAGCTGGACACCGCCCACCCCGGTCCAGGGCTCACCGAGCTGGGCGAGCAGCAGGCCGAGGCTCTGGCACGGAGCCTCGCAGATGAGCAGATCGACGCCCTCTACGCTTCCACGCTCCTGCGGACGCAGCTCACGGCGGCGCCAATGGCCAGGGCGCGCGGCCTGGACATTCAGGTGCTGGATGGTCTGCACGAGATCGAGGCCGGTGCGCTGGAAAAGCTGACAGACCACGAAGCCCACATGCGGTACATGGGCACGGTGTTTGCCTGGGCTGGAGGAGATCTGGACCGCCGGATGCCGGCCGGCCCCAGCGGACACGAATTTTTTGAACGATTCGACGCCGCCATCGCAAAGATTGCGGCAGCCTCGAACGGCCGTCCGGGAACGGTGGCGGTGGTCAGTCATGGCGCGGCCATCCGGATCTGGGCCGGCCTGCGGGCAGCCAACGCGGACTCTGCCTTTGCGGCCGGCCACGTCTTGGCCAACACCGGCGTGGTGGCGGTCGAAGGCGATCCCGACGCCGGCTGGAAAGTTATTGACTGGGAAGCCGGCCCTGCCGGCGGCCTGGCCTTGGACGACCCCGCTGCAGAAGACCCCACCGGCGACCCGCACTAG
- the purB gene encoding adenylosuccinate lyase gives MPETAATADTRTPSGRLALAASPDQIALGPLDGRYQSAVAPLVDYLSEAALNRDRVAVEVEWLIHLTSNNVLPGAGPLSADQQEQLRRIVTEFDSAAVTELADIEAVTVHDVKAVEYYIGRRLPAIGIESLTALVHFGCTSEDINNLSYALGVKGAVEDVWLPAARSLVDQISTMAEDNRAVPMLSRTHGQPATPTTLGKELAVIAHRLARQLDRISKTEYLGKINGATGTYAAHVASVPGADWQQVARSFVEGLGLTWNPLTTQIESHDWQAELYADVARFNRILHNVCTDIWSYISIGYFAQIPVAGATGSSTMPHKVNPIRFENAEANLEISSGLLDVLGSTLVTSRWQRDLTDSSSQRNIGVAFGHSLLAISNVVKGLDRLDVAEGVLAADLDTNWEVLGEAIQMVMRAEAIAGVEGMENPYERLKDLTRGQRVDAARMREFVQSLGLSATAEARLLALTPGKYTGIADQLVDHLK, from the coding sequence ATGCCTGAAACTGCCGCCACAGCTGATACCCGTACGCCTTCCGGACGCCTGGCCCTCGCCGCGTCACCGGACCAGATTGCGCTGGGCCCGCTGGACGGCCGCTACCAGTCCGCCGTCGCGCCCCTCGTGGATTACCTGTCCGAGGCCGCCCTCAACCGCGACCGTGTGGCCGTCGAAGTTGAATGGCTCATCCACCTGACCAGCAACAATGTCCTTCCCGGAGCCGGCCCGCTGTCCGCTGATCAGCAGGAACAGCTCCGCAGAATTGTCACGGAATTCGACTCCGCCGCCGTCACTGAACTAGCCGACATCGAAGCCGTCACCGTCCACGATGTGAAGGCCGTGGAGTACTACATCGGCCGCCGCCTGCCGGCCATCGGCATCGAAAGTCTCACCGCTTTGGTGCACTTCGGCTGCACCTCCGAAGACATCAACAACCTCTCCTACGCCCTCGGCGTGAAGGGCGCTGTGGAGGACGTGTGGCTCCCGGCAGCCCGCTCACTCGTGGATCAGATCAGCACCATGGCCGAGGACAACCGCGCAGTCCCCATGCTGTCCCGCACCCACGGCCAGCCCGCCACACCCACCACCCTGGGCAAGGAACTGGCCGTCATTGCGCACCGCCTGGCCCGCCAGCTGGACCGCATCTCCAAGACCGAATACCTGGGCAAGATCAATGGTGCCACCGGCACCTACGCCGCCCACGTTGCATCCGTCCCGGGCGCCGACTGGCAGCAGGTCGCCAGGTCCTTCGTTGAGGGCCTGGGCCTCACCTGGAACCCGCTGACCACCCAGATCGAAAGCCACGACTGGCAGGCCGAGCTCTACGCAGACGTTGCACGCTTCAACCGGATCCTGCACAACGTCTGCACGGACATCTGGAGCTACATCTCCATCGGCTACTTCGCGCAGATCCCCGTTGCCGGCGCCACCGGATCCTCCACCATGCCGCACAAGGTCAACCCCATCCGCTTCGAAAACGCCGAGGCCAATCTGGAGATCTCCTCGGGACTGCTGGACGTCCTGGGCTCCACCCTGGTGACCTCCCGCTGGCAGCGCGACCTCACGGACTCCTCGTCACAGCGCAACATCGGCGTCGCATTCGGCCACTCACTGCTTGCCATCTCCAACGTGGTCAAGGGACTCGATCGGCTCGACGTCGCGGAAGGCGTCCTCGCCGCGGATCTGGACACCAACTGGGAAGTTCTGGGCGAAGCGATCCAGATGGTGATGCGCGCAGAGGCAATTGCCGGCGTCGAAGGTATGGAAAACCCGTACGAACGCCTCAAGGACCTCACCCGCGGACAGCGCGTGGACGCAGCCCGGATGCGGGAATTCGTCCAGAGCCTGGGCCTCTCCGCCACCGCCGAAGCCCGCCTGCTGGCCCTGACACCCGGAAAGTACACGGGCATCGCGGACCAGCTGGTTGATCACCTGAAATGA
- a CDS encoding GNAT family N-acetyltransferase: MQTNPRLNIRRVTWSNPVGADLRAAQQSELDARFGAPGHEAGAPLSEADTAVFLVAYEKSSGQPVGCGGLRLLGATTAEIKRLYVLPYTRGSGVASSILAALEAEAFAQGITRITAEAGSAQPDGRHFYESSGFDAVQNFGPYVGVEHSYCFAKTIDSHSAAHTAMA; encoded by the coding sequence ATGCAGACCAATCCACGGCTCAACATCAGGCGGGTCACCTGGTCCAACCCCGTGGGCGCCGACCTGCGGGCGGCCCAGCAGTCGGAACTGGACGCCCGCTTCGGCGCCCCTGGCCACGAAGCGGGGGCACCGCTGTCGGAAGCTGACACTGCCGTGTTTCTGGTGGCTTACGAGAAAAGCTCCGGGCAGCCGGTGGGCTGCGGCGGCCTCCGGCTGCTGGGCGCCACGACGGCGGAGATCAAGCGCCTGTATGTGCTCCCCTACACGCGCGGTTCCGGCGTGGCCAGCTCCATCCTTGCCGCCCTCGAAGCGGAGGCGTTCGCCCAGGGGATCACCCGGATCACGGCGGAAGCCGGCTCGGCCCAACCTGACGGCCGGCATTTCTACGAGAGCTCAGGCTTCGACGCCGTCCAGAATTTCGGCCCGTACGTGGGTGTTGAACACTCGTACTGCTTCGCCAAAACCATAGATTCTCACAGCGCCGCGCACACCGCGATGGCCTGA
- a CDS encoding endonuclease/exonuclease/phosphatase family protein, producing the protein MSRRTLLTAAGATGLAGATSFAGAAHAAPSAAAPKTDALICAAVRSNLHVMSFNIRYDKPGTLPGQADYWPERIPALQALLGLEIPTVLGVQEGLFHQLEAIEGALPKHYKSIGFGRDGGSQGEYSCIFYDSRRLTVLKWDQFWLSDTPEAIGSATWGNYVTRTVTWGTFKDNSTDREMLLINTHFDHQSENARVGSAHAIVDLVKGLAPALPAILTGDFNSAATDSAAYSTLTDRGLFRDTWSAAEVQLTPAYGTLPDYKDPVSGAPRIDWVLTSPDVRVLKAAINTFRLDGRYPSDHAPVQALIRLP; encoded by the coding sequence ATGTCACGCCGAACCCTTCTTACCGCCGCCGGTGCCACCGGCCTTGCGGGCGCCACGTCCTTTGCGGGTGCCGCCCACGCGGCACCGTCTGCTGCCGCCCCGAAAACGGACGCCCTGATCTGCGCCGCCGTCCGCTCGAACCTGCACGTCATGAGCTTTAACATCCGCTATGACAAGCCTGGGACCCTGCCGGGCCAGGCTGATTACTGGCCCGAGCGGATTCCGGCCCTGCAGGCGCTCCTTGGCCTCGAAATACCTACCGTACTCGGCGTCCAGGAAGGGCTCTTCCACCAGCTGGAGGCCATTGAAGGAGCCCTCCCCAAGCACTACAAGTCGATCGGTTTTGGGCGCGACGGCGGCAGCCAGGGCGAATACTCCTGCATTTTCTATGATTCACGGCGGCTCACGGTCCTGAAATGGGACCAGTTCTGGCTCTCCGATACGCCAGAGGCCATAGGCTCCGCCACTTGGGGCAACTACGTCACAAGGACTGTCACGTGGGGAACATTCAAAGACAACAGCACCGACCGGGAAATGCTGCTGATTAACACGCATTTTGACCACCAGTCGGAGAATGCGCGGGTAGGCAGTGCACACGCGATCGTGGACCTGGTCAAGGGGCTTGCCCCTGCACTGCCCGCCATCCTTACCGGGGACTTCAATTCGGCGGCAACGGATTCCGCCGCATACAGCACGCTGACGGACAGAGGCCTCTTCCGGGATACGTGGTCCGCAGCGGAAGTGCAGCTCACGCCGGCGTATGGCACGCTCCCCGACTACAAGGACCCCGTATCCGGCGCACCCCGGATCGACTGGGTCCTGACGAGTCCGGACGTCCGGGTGCTGAAGGCGGCGATCAACACCTTCCGCCTGGATGGACGGTACCCCAGCGACCACGCGCCGGTGCAGGCACTGATCCGTCTGCCGTGA
- a CDS encoding hotdog domain-containing protein, translated as MDSADITFRTRKWVRPEDLNANGTLFGGSLLKWIDEEAAIYAILQLGNGRAVTKYISEINFVSSAVQGDLIEMGLTATRFGRTSLTMRAEVRNMITRQSILTIEEIVFVNLSVNGKPEPHGYTEITYDRDRIPTHHLTDTLEQD; from the coding sequence ATGGATTCCGCAGACATCACGTTCCGCACGCGCAAATGGGTGCGGCCCGAGGACCTCAACGCCAACGGCACACTGTTCGGCGGAAGCCTGCTGAAGTGGATCGACGAGGAAGCGGCAATCTACGCCATCCTGCAGCTGGGCAATGGCCGGGCCGTCACGAAATACATCTCCGAAATCAACTTCGTCAGCTCTGCAGTGCAGGGTGATCTGATCGAGATGGGCCTGACCGCAACGCGCTTCGGCCGCACGTCGCTGACCATGCGTGCCGAGGTCCGCAACATGATCACGCGCCAGAGCATCCTCACCATCGAGGAGATCGTGTTCGTGAACCTCAGTGTCAACGGCAAGCCTGAACCGCACGGCTACACCGAAATCACCTATGACCGGGACAGGATTCCTACGCACCACCTGACGGACACGCTGGAACAGGACTGA
- a CDS encoding amino acid-binding protein, which produces MKPNATLPATAELSCEVCGQMPEPTKTRLTLANIAVMLPIELLVHAMVVETHLPYLAKVLVLTLTATILVIWVAEPSAARMLRSWLHAPALRHRRRLGTAPALWRARTVLRDLPGSLQKITQSLARLDTNILSIHVHPVAGGVMDEFVLSAPGNVSERGLLDALALAGGLETHVWPTTALAMADGQTKALSLAARIAGRPDELPLAVAELLSARIVPAADTDAVETPGMDDAGTRLKIPTAWHGPITFSRPGEPFTPAESARAHRLAELAEILAHRPAAPPGAATARS; this is translated from the coding sequence ATGAAGCCCAATGCAACGCTCCCTGCCACGGCCGAGTTGAGCTGCGAAGTCTGCGGCCAGATGCCTGAACCCACCAAGACCCGCCTCACGCTGGCCAACATCGCCGTGATGCTCCCGATCGAACTGCTGGTGCACGCCATGGTGGTGGAAACGCACCTGCCGTACCTGGCCAAAGTCCTGGTGCTGACCCTGACCGCCACCATTCTGGTGATCTGGGTTGCGGAGCCATCTGCCGCCCGGATGCTGCGCAGCTGGCTGCACGCCCCGGCGCTGCGGCACCGCCGGCGGTTGGGAACGGCGCCTGCCCTGTGGCGTGCACGCACAGTGCTGCGCGACCTGCCGGGTTCCCTGCAGAAGATCACCCAGTCGCTGGCCCGGCTGGACACGAATATCCTGAGCATCCACGTCCACCCGGTGGCGGGAGGGGTGATGGACGAATTTGTTCTGTCCGCGCCCGGCAACGTCAGCGAGCGCGGGCTCCTCGACGCCCTGGCGCTTGCCGGCGGCCTCGAGACGCACGTCTGGCCCACCACAGCACTGGCCATGGCAGATGGTCAGACGAAGGCACTGAGCCTGGCGGCCCGGATCGCAGGCAGGCCGGACGAACTCCCGCTGGCGGTGGCGGAATTGCTGTCGGCGAGGATTGTTCCGGCCGCTGACACTGACGCCGTCGAAACTCCAGGGATGGACGACGCCGGGACCCGCCTTAAGATTCCCACTGCCTGGCACGGACCCATCACCTTCTCCCGACCCGGCGAGCCGTTCACACCGGCGGAGTCCGCGCGGGCGCACCGGCTGGCGGAGCTAGCCGAAATCCTGGCGCACCGCCCGGCAGCGCCGCCCGGGGCGGCCACCGCGAGGAGCTAG